The following proteins are co-located in the Marinomonas profundi genome:
- a CDS encoding polyamine ABC transporter substrate-binding protein, whose translation MKPNVLSLLVAGAASTFALNSQAEDVLNIYNWSDYMAPGALEQFSQETGIKVNYDVYDSNEVLEAKLMAGGSGYDVVMPSNSFFERQVQAGVYQAIDKSKLSNYANLDQTLAKQIEKHDAGNVHNIPYAWGTIGIGYNTKMIEQRLGTTQIDSWDILFDSSIAAKLEDCGIAVLDSPAEIMSVVNNYRGEDPNSEDKNVLDESVKLMATAQDNIKYFHSSKYISDLANGEVCVAIGYNGDILQSQSRAEEANQGVDINFVIPQEGTLVWFDLMAIPADAPHPEAAHQFIDFILKKDIAAAISNYVFYAVPNTAAEPLLDDEVANNKGVYPTQAVKEKLFVQVAHTARFDRLLTRAWTNIKTGR comes from the coding sequence ATGAAACCGAATGTATTAAGTTTATTAGTGGCAGGCGCCGCCTCTACTTTTGCGTTAAACAGCCAAGCTGAAGACGTCTTGAATATCTATAACTGGTCGGATTATATGGCGCCAGGTGCGTTGGAACAGTTTAGCCAAGAGACCGGCATTAAAGTCAATTACGATGTCTACGACAGCAACGAAGTACTGGAAGCCAAGTTGATGGCGGGCGGTTCTGGTTACGATGTGGTCATGCCATCAAACTCATTTTTTGAACGCCAAGTTCAAGCCGGTGTGTACCAAGCCATCGATAAAAGCAAATTGAGCAATTACGCCAACCTAGATCAAACGTTGGCCAAGCAAATTGAAAAACACGATGCTGGCAATGTGCACAATATCCCTTATGCGTGGGGCACGATAGGCATAGGCTACAACACCAAAATGATAGAGCAGCGCTTGGGCACGACACAAATTGATTCTTGGGATATCTTGTTTGACTCAAGCATCGCCGCCAAGTTAGAAGACTGTGGTATCGCCGTATTGGATTCACCCGCCGAAATCATGTCGGTGGTGAATAATTATCGTGGCGAAGACCCTAATTCAGAAGATAAAAATGTGCTCGATGAGTCGGTAAAATTGATGGCAACGGCGCAAGACAACATTAAATATTTCCATTCAAGCAAATACATTTCTGACTTAGCCAATGGTGAAGTGTGCGTGGCGATTGGTTACAACGGTGACATTTTACAGTCGCAAAGCCGAGCAGAAGAAGCCAATCAAGGGGTTGATATCAACTTTGTGATTCCACAAGAAGGCACCTTAGTGTGGTTTGATTTGATGGCGATTCCGGCCGATGCTCCGCACCCTGAAGCGGCGCATCAATTTATCGACTTTATTCTCAAAAAGGACATTGCCGCCGCGATTTCGAACTACGTCTTCTATGCGGTGCCAAATACCGCCGCGGAACCACTGTTAGACGACGAAGTAGCGAACAATAAAGGCGTGTACCCAACACAAGCCGTAAAAGAAAAACTGTTCGTACAAGTGGCTCACACCGCGCGCTTCGATCGCTTGCTGACGCGGGCGTGGACAAATATTAAGACAGGGCGTTAA
- a CDS encoding ABC transporter ATP-binding protein yields MSVSSVSPSPIVTSQTMPAWRQKEAEPFVRIEQIHKNFGDFAAVNNVSLDIYKNELFCLLGGSGSGKSTLLRMLAGFETPTSGRIIIDGVDMSNVPPWERPVNMMFQSYALFPHLTVEGNVAFGLKREGLPSAEVKKRVADILDMVQLGHLARRKPHLLSGGQRQRVALARSLVKRPKLLLLDEPLGALDKKLREETQFELVRLQDELGITFVVVTHDQEEAMTLATRIGVMNNGVIVQTAEPHEVYEYPSNRFVAEFVGNVNLFDGTVVSDERDSATIHCADTNGLIYLDHGISCAPNQSVCVALRPEKMRITRDAPTAQHNTANGIITEVAYMGSQSIYKVRLASGKEVRITQPNTQRDTGERLTWDDVVYLSWDADSSVVLTS; encoded by the coding sequence ATGTCTGTGTCTTCTGTTTCTCCCTCTCCTATCGTGACGTCTCAAACGATGCCTGCTTGGCGTCAAAAAGAGGCAGAACCCTTTGTTCGCATTGAGCAAATACACAAGAATTTTGGCGACTTTGCCGCGGTGAATAATGTCTCGTTGGACATTTATAAAAATGAGTTGTTTTGTTTATTGGGCGGCTCTGGCTCGGGCAAAAGTACCTTGTTGCGTATGTTAGCGGGGTTTGAGACCCCAACATCAGGTCGTATTATCATCGATGGTGTGGACATGTCCAATGTGCCACCGTGGGAACGCCCCGTTAACATGATGTTCCAGTCTTACGCCTTGTTTCCGCACTTGACGGTGGAAGGCAACGTGGCGTTTGGTTTAAAGCGCGAAGGCTTGCCCAGTGCTGAGGTGAAAAAGCGTGTCGCAGACATTCTTGATATGGTTCAGTTGGGGCATCTTGCACGTCGTAAACCTCATCTGCTATCTGGCGGTCAGCGTCAGCGTGTGGCGTTGGCGCGGTCTTTAGTGAAACGACCTAAGCTGCTATTGCTGGATGAGCCGCTTGGCGCGTTAGACAAAAAGCTACGAGAAGAAACACAATTCGAGTTGGTGCGTTTGCAAGATGAGCTGGGCATTACCTTTGTGGTGGTGACGCACGATCAAGAAGAAGCCATGACGCTGGCCACGCGCATTGGGGTGATGAACAACGGCGTGATTGTGCAAACCGCTGAACCACATGAAGTTTACGAATATCCGAGTAATCGTTTTGTGGCGGAATTTGTTGGCAACGTGAATTTATTTGACGGCACTGTGGTGTCGGATGAGCGAGACAGTGCGACCATTCATTGCGCCGACACCAACGGCTTGATTTACCTCGACCATGGCATCAGCTGCGCGCCTAATCAGTCTGTCTGTGTGGCGCTTCGACCAGAAAAAATGCGCATTACCCGCGACGCACCCACGGCGCAACATAATACCGCGAATGGCATTATCACCGAAGTGGCGTACATGGGCAGCCAGTCAATCTACAAGGTGCGCTTGGCGTCAGGTAAAGAGGTTCGTATTACCCAACCCAATACTCAGCGCGACACGGGAGAGCGGTTAACCTGGGATGACGTGGTGTACTTGTCTTGGGACGCGGACAGCAGCGTGGTACTGACATCATGA
- a CDS encoding ABC transporter permease subunit, with product MITTTTNTTRLTLWQRLQGIRLGRWLVILVPMLWLAAFFFIPFLVVFKISLSEAMIAVPPYSPLLEWDPSRAYATLKITFGNYLFLFESRFYLDAYLSSLRIAAVSTFFTLIIGFPVAYLIAKSGPTMRTVLLSLVILPFWTSFLLRVYAWMSLLKKNGLVNETLLSLGLIDQPLQILQTDVAVYIGIVYTYLPFMILPLYTSLEKMDISLIEAAKDLGAKPWRAFCLVTLPLAKPGIIAGCLLVFIPAVGEFVIPALLGGSDTLMIGRVLWDEFFLNRDWPLASAVAIIMLIVLVGPIMFMRNGNKEAM from the coding sequence ATGATAACCACCACGACCAATACGACACGTCTGACGCTATGGCAGCGACTACAAGGCATTCGGTTGGGGCGCTGGTTGGTGATTTTGGTGCCTATGCTGTGGTTGGCCGCGTTTTTCTTCATTCCTTTTTTGGTGGTGTTTAAGATTTCGCTGTCGGAAGCCATGATCGCGGTGCCGCCCTATTCGCCTTTGTTGGAGTGGGACCCGAGCCGCGCCTATGCCACACTCAAAATTACCTTTGGTAATTACTTATTCTTGTTCGAGTCGCGCTTTTATTTGGATGCTTACCTAAGCTCTTTACGCATCGCGGCGGTGTCTACCTTTTTCACCTTGATTATTGGTTTCCCTGTTGCCTACTTGATCGCCAAAAGTGGCCCAACCATGCGCACCGTGTTGCTGTCCTTGGTTATTTTGCCATTTTGGACGTCTTTCTTGCTGCGGGTTTACGCTTGGATGTCCTTGCTGAAAAAGAACGGTTTGGTTAACGAAACCCTGTTGTCTCTGGGATTGATTGATCAGCCATTGCAAATTTTACAGACCGATGTGGCTGTGTATATCGGCATTGTTTATACCTATTTGCCTTTTATGATTTTGCCCTTGTATACCTCTTTGGAAAAAATGGACATCAGCCTGATCGAGGCCGCGAAAGATTTGGGCGCGAAGCCTTGGCGCGCTTTTTGTCTGGTGACGTTACCATTGGCCAAGCCCGGCATTATCGCAGGGTGTTTGCTGGTGTTTATTCCCGCCGTGGGCGAGTTTGTCATCCCAGCATTGCTGGGGGGGTCTGACACCCTAATGATTGGTCGTGTCTTGTGGGATGAGTTCTTCCTTAACCGGGATTGGCCATTGGCGTCTGCGGTGGCGATCATCATGCTAATTGTTTTGGTGGGCCCGATTATGTTTATGCGCAACGGCAATAAGGAGGCGATGTAA
- a CDS encoding ABC transporter permease subunit, with product MKNHSLALRLSAGFGFLFLYAPIVALMVYSFNESKLVTVWGGWSLKWYVELFQNKQIMDAAWVSLKIAFISATLASVLGTLAGFVLSRMGKFRGKTMMAGWVTAPLVMPEVITGLSLLLLFVAMENLFGWPAGRGLTTVIIAHTTFCLAFVAVVVQSRLASMDETLEEAAMDLGAKPVSLFFLITLPLIAPAILSGWLLAFTLSLDDLVIASFVSGPGNSTLPMVIFSKVRLGVTPEINALATLMILVVAIAVIAAIVIMRRQSRIQEP from the coding sequence ATGAAAAATCATTCCTTAGCGTTAAGACTCAGTGCGGGCTTTGGTTTCTTGTTTTTATACGCGCCGATTGTTGCCCTGATGGTTTACAGCTTTAACGAATCCAAATTGGTAACGGTATGGGGCGGTTGGTCACTTAAATGGTACGTCGAGCTGTTCCAAAACAAGCAGATTATGGACGCGGCGTGGGTGAGCTTAAAAATAGCCTTTATCAGTGCGACGTTGGCCTCGGTATTGGGGACATTGGCCGGCTTTGTGCTGAGTCGTATGGGCAAGTTTCGCGGTAAAACCATGATGGCCGGTTGGGTCACTGCCCCTTTGGTCATGCCAGAAGTGATTACGGGGTTATCTTTGCTACTGCTGTTTGTGGCGATGGAAAACCTATTTGGTTGGCCCGCGGGGCGCGGTTTGACGACCGTTATTATCGCTCACACCACCTTTTGTTTGGCGTTTGTCGCGGTGGTGGTGCAGTCTCGTCTGGCGTCAATGGATGAAACTTTGGAAGAGGCGGCGATGGATCTTGGGGCGAAACCGGTGTCACTGTTTTTCTTAATCACCTTGCCATTGATTGCGCCAGCGATATTATCGGGTTGGTTGCTGGCGTTTACCTTATCGCTTGATGATTTGGTGATTGCCAGCTTTGTGTCTGGGCCGGGTAACTCGACATTGCCTATGGTGATTTTCTCCAAAGTACGCCTTGGTGTTACGCCAGAGATTAACGCCCTAGCAACCTTAATGATACTCGTGGTGGCCATTGCGGTGATTGCTGCAATTGTTATTATGCGTCGTCAAAGTCGAATCCAAGAACCATAA
- a CDS encoding glutamine amidotransferase-related protein, which yields MKIGILAAGITPDALRSQYPTYAQMFAQQISALAPSLSFEIFDVRLDQFPSDADDCDGWLITGSKSDAYGDEPWITRLCELIREVDGKGQVLVGICFGHQIIARALGGRVAKFDGGWGVGVHNYQVADNMATPLGLKNLAFCAFHQDQVVEKPAKMTSFLSNDFCQHAGLIYKDRILTFQGHPEFSKAYEMALIDLYDGVTLTPEEAQKARHSVQQENIDSQQLMAWIGAFLQG from the coding sequence ATGAAAATAGGCATTCTTGCGGCGGGTATTACGCCGGATGCGTTACGCTCTCAGTATCCGACGTATGCGCAAATGTTTGCACAACAGATTTCAGCCTTGGCGCCGAGCTTGTCGTTTGAAATATTTGATGTGCGTTTGGATCAGTTCCCTAGCGACGCGGACGACTGCGACGGCTGGTTGATCACAGGCTCTAAATCTGACGCCTACGGTGATGAGCCATGGATTACGCGGTTGTGCGAACTTATTCGAGAGGTGGACGGTAAAGGCCAAGTGCTGGTGGGGATTTGCTTTGGCCATCAGATCATTGCTCGCGCCTTGGGTGGTCGCGTGGCTAAATTTGACGGTGGCTGGGGCGTGGGCGTGCATAATTACCAAGTGGCGGATAATATGGCGACGCCATTAGGGCTTAAAAACCTCGCCTTTTGCGCATTCCACCAAGACCAAGTGGTGGAAAAGCCGGCCAAGATGACGAGCTTTTTGAGCAATGATTTCTGCCAGCACGCAGGTTTGATCTACAAAGACCGCATCTTGACGTTCCAAGGTCACCCAGAGTTTTCTAAGGCCTATGAAATGGCATTGATCGATCTATACGATGGGGTCACTCTCACGCCAGAGGAGGCCCAAAAAGCACGCCACAGCGTCCAGCAAGAAAACATTGATAGCCAACAGCTGATGGCTTGGATTGGCGCGTTTTTGCAAGGCTAA
- a CDS encoding siderophore ferric iron reductase, translating into MVERLLDRLFRTAKSYIAALDGQESVSAESKIDTVFLSSEKPAQALQALHQTLREAHPETGAPYWRVRCWGLVCWQPIYLAMISVYQLKAVPLSLHEIEQKQQGEMIAGYVLADGEWQEGCHEALIKAASEQLNRIFMPFETAHVEAFGGRPALYKGLLADQLMSALIAVRNVLPDEQKHTLEKDFCRWAHAMNLPLKPLAGLAPQTAAAPVFVRHTCCLHFRRDQGELCANCPRLHKRSAKMAC; encoded by the coding sequence ATGGTGGAAAGGCTTTTAGATCGTCTTTTCAGGACGGCGAAGTCGTATATAGCGGCCTTAGATGGACAAGAAAGCGTTTCTGCTGAGTCAAAAATAGACACAGTTTTTTTGTCTTCAGAAAAACCAGCACAGGCGCTTCAGGCTTTGCATCAAACACTACGCGAGGCGCACCCGGAAACGGGTGCGCCTTATTGGCGTGTGCGTTGCTGGGGCTTGGTGTGTTGGCAGCCTATCTATCTTGCCATGATCTCGGTTTATCAGCTCAAGGCGGTGCCCTTGAGCTTGCACGAAATAGAACAAAAACAACAGGGTGAAATGATCGCGGGTTATGTCTTAGCCGATGGCGAGTGGCAAGAGGGCTGCCATGAGGCGCTTATTAAGGCTGCCAGCGAACAGCTCAATAGGATTTTTATGCCCTTTGAAACCGCCCATGTTGAGGCCTTTGGCGGACGACCCGCGCTTTATAAAGGCTTGCTCGCCGACCAATTAATGAGCGCCTTAATTGCCGTCAGGAACGTCTTGCCAGACGAGCAAAAACACACCCTAGAAAAAGATTTTTGCCGTTGGGCGCACGCGATGAACTTGCCATTGAAACCACTCGCAGGGCTCGCCCCACAAACTGCCGCCGCGCCTGTTTTTGTGCGCCATACCTGCTGCTTACACTTTCGTCGTGATCAGGGTGAGTTGTGTGCCAATTGCCCAAGGCTGCATAAACGCAGTGCGAAAATGGCGTGCTGA
- a CDS encoding TonB-dependent siderophore receptor: MASVSSYSLATETAESVNNTGTVIDGSLTTLEVKGQTYRNTATKTQLDPEETPQAISVVTQDELQQRGIESVAEAVRYTAGINTELRGGAVTRLDFFNIRGFENDKAYYDGLQLLYNDWNLQPQIDMAAVEQVEVFKGPTSTLYGAMPPGGMVNLIGKAPQADSEHSIDVALGSDNKRETQIDSTGAIKHNLNYRVVGLLRQKDGQAVTSEEERIMIAPSIDWKISDDTMLNLNLYYQKDPSMGVYSSLPSKGTVYDNINGTLSSDSYAGDSNWETYDRDVLLLGYKLDHNLNNTWRFLQNARFTTAKAYQENTYSTSLDNDERTLNRRAYLTDEKSEGINIDNQFSGVFDIGDAEHNVLVGVDYLKLKSDILYEDAAAPSIDLYNPDHQQIISSSLDFAASGYSSDFTINKEQTGVYLQDQIRLDQWVLIAGGRYDQFKATEKGRKYGAATNTEVDQSQFSGRVGALYEFDNGLAPFVSYAQSFEPITGSDRNGNTFDTSTADQREAGLKYTRRNMTASATAFEIIKSKVLTRDPNGSAYDKIQVGKVRSRGIELELQQAITADVTVKAAYTLQDVEVTKDNSGIEGNTPIWVPEKQFNAWLSYVPTEGNLTGASFGAGVRYVGQMQLDAANSNTVPSFTLVDLSIGYDLSKLSAQWQGASVKFSMSNAFNDTYYSCYDASNCWFGDERSFEISGRYEF; the protein is encoded by the coding sequence ATGGCCTCAGTGTCGTCTTATTCCCTCGCCACGGAAACGGCAGAAAGCGTCAACAACACAGGCACGGTCATCGACGGTTCGCTAACCACATTGGAAGTTAAGGGGCAGACCTACCGCAACACAGCAACAAAAACGCAATTAGACCCAGAAGAAACGCCGCAAGCCATCTCCGTGGTAACGCAGGATGAGCTGCAACAACGAGGCATAGAAAGCGTTGCCGAAGCGGTTCGCTATACCGCTGGGATTAATACAGAGCTGCGCGGAGGTGCCGTCACACGATTGGATTTCTTCAATATTCGAGGGTTTGAAAATGACAAAGCCTATTACGACGGGTTGCAGTTGCTTTATAACGATTGGAACCTACAGCCACAAATTGACATGGCAGCCGTAGAGCAAGTGGAAGTATTCAAAGGCCCAACTTCGACGCTTTATGGTGCTATGCCACCGGGTGGCATGGTGAATCTCATCGGTAAAGCGCCGCAAGCCGACAGCGAACACAGTATTGACGTCGCCCTTGGCAGTGACAATAAACGCGAAACACAAATCGATAGCACAGGCGCGATCAAGCATAATCTGAACTATCGTGTCGTCGGGCTGCTTCGCCAGAAAGACGGACAAGCTGTCACCTCAGAAGAAGAGCGCATCATGATAGCGCCCTCTATTGATTGGAAAATCAGCGATGACACCATGCTTAACCTAAACCTGTATTACCAAAAAGACCCCAGCATGGGCGTCTATTCCTCTTTACCGTCAAAAGGCACCGTCTACGACAATATCAATGGCACCTTGTCGTCCGATAGCTACGCTGGCGACAGTAATTGGGAAACCTATGATCGAGACGTGCTTTTGCTTGGTTATAAACTCGACCACAACCTAAACAACACGTGGCGCTTTTTACAGAATGCTCGTTTCACCACCGCCAAAGCGTACCAAGAAAACACCTATTCCACCTCGTTAGACAATGATGAAAGAACCCTAAATCGCCGCGCTTATCTCACTGACGAAAAATCCGAAGGCATCAATATAGACAACCAATTTTCGGGCGTATTTGATATTGGGGATGCCGAGCACAATGTCTTGGTCGGTGTGGATTACTTAAAACTAAAATCAGACATTCTTTATGAAGACGCGGCGGCGCCGAGTATCGACCTTTATAATCCAGACCATCAGCAAATCATCAGTAGCAGCCTAGATTTTGCCGCCTCAGGTTACAGCAGCGATTTCACCATCAACAAAGAGCAAACCGGTGTGTATCTGCAAGATCAAATACGCCTAGACCAGTGGGTGCTGATTGCGGGCGGCCGCTATGATCAGTTTAAAGCGACTGAAAAAGGCCGAAAATACGGCGCGGCCACCAACACGGAAGTCGATCAGAGCCAGTTTAGCGGCCGAGTCGGTGCGTTGTATGAATTTGATAATGGCTTAGCGCCGTTTGTGAGTTACGCGCAAAGTTTCGAACCCATCACAGGCTCGGACCGAAATGGCAATACCTTTGATACATCCACCGCCGATCAGAGAGAAGCAGGCCTAAAATACACAAGACGAAATATGACCGCCAGTGCAACCGCCTTCGAGATCATTAAAAGCAAAGTGTTAACACGCGATCCAAACGGTTCCGCTTACGACAAAATCCAAGTGGGCAAAGTTCGCTCTCGTGGTATCGAGCTGGAGTTACAACAAGCCATTACAGCTGACGTAACAGTCAAAGCCGCTTACACCTTGCAAGATGTTGAAGTCACCAAAGACAACAGCGGCATAGAAGGCAATACGCCTATCTGGGTACCTGAAAAGCAATTTAATGCTTGGCTAAGCTATGTGCCGACAGAAGGGAATTTAACCGGGGCGTCCTTTGGAGCGGGCGTACGTTATGTCGGTCAAATGCAGCTCGATGCCGCAAATTCTAATACGGTGCCGTCTTTCACCTTGGTCGATTTGTCCATAGGTTATGACTTATCTAAGCTGTCGGCACAATGGCAAGGCGCCAGTGTCAAGTTCTCCATGAGCAACGCGTTTAATGACACCTATTACAGCTGCTACGACGCCTCCAATTGCTGGTTCGGCGATGAGCGGTCTTTTGAAATCAGCGGTCGTTATGAGTTTTAG
- a CDS encoding AraC family transcriptional regulator: MTLQSRLTRIERVLEYIHQHLDEPIHVANLAEKSCWSRWQFQRVFGEATGLTVAQYIRELRLSKAAELLLSSKNKHLDIAISCGFDSEISFCRAFKHMFNCTPRDYRQRGKRYGLRTPLRYRSPQYASNEAPTVFTQIRIESVDAFQIQGKHDWIYGPFSSSPNFLQRVPQIWADLIQTKRTQTKKTHASDAQAIGVIDTRDHPEQPDAICYWAGYQDQNHAPEHAETIHVPRQEYAVIPVHGKVHAIELAVRWFLHQWLPDSNYNGVSGFELEKYAADYDPNSPLSYMEYWLPIEPR, encoded by the coding sequence ATGACACTTCAAAGCAGACTAACCCGTATCGAAAGGGTCTTAGAATACATTCATCAGCACTTAGATGAGCCTATTCATGTGGCCAACCTGGCTGAAAAAAGCTGTTGGTCACGTTGGCAATTCCAACGTGTCTTTGGCGAAGCTACGGGGCTGACCGTCGCCCAATACATTAGAGAATTGCGTTTAAGCAAGGCCGCTGAACTGTTACTGTCCAGTAAAAACAAACACCTAGATATTGCCATTTCATGTGGCTTTGACTCCGAAATAAGCTTCTGTCGAGCGTTTAAGCACATGTTCAACTGTACCCCTCGGGATTATCGACAACGAGGAAAGCGCTATGGCTTGCGCACACCGTTACGCTATAGAAGCCCACAGTACGCGTCCAATGAAGCGCCAACCGTCTTCACTCAAATCCGCATCGAAAGCGTCGACGCGTTTCAAATACAAGGTAAGCACGACTGGATTTACGGACCTTTTTCTTCATCGCCTAATTTTCTGCAGCGAGTACCGCAAATTTGGGCGGACCTTATACAGACTAAAAGAACACAGACTAAAAAAACGCACGCAAGCGACGCTCAAGCCATTGGGGTTATCGATACCCGCGACCATCCCGAACAGCCCGACGCAATCTGTTATTGGGCTGGGTATCAGGACCAAAACCATGCGCCAGAACACGCCGAGACCATCCATGTACCGCGACAAGAATACGCCGTTATTCCCGTGCATGGAAAAGTACACGCGATCGAGCTGGCGGTAAGATGGTTTCTTCATCAATGGCTACCCGATTCGAATTACAACGGCGTATCTGGCTTTGAACTAGAAAAATATGCAGCAGACTACGACCCGAACAGCCCGTTGAGCTACATGGAATATTGGCTGCCAATCGAGCCAAGGTGA
- a CDS encoding MFS transporter, whose protein sequence is MKEFPRTALYCAMFLAAGAASGLLGPSLIYLAGLIEASVAEISVVFTARAIGNILGALLAGRMFDRWQGHHYLIVMLLCVIISLVLVPFSFSLPMLVGLFFLLGATEVSVNAGGNMMMLWLHKEKVGSYVTILHLCYSAGCMLAPLILVFAEWTGQGYGAGYWLVALYALVLPFLLWRQPSPTFEARPNEVVPATKQKATFIAFLTVIFLYVGFEITIAGWISTYAVLSGEDQNSAAILVTWFFVSLSLGRLFSVALLRWISPQQGIFGLLLISITGSLMMLSDASLIVIALWLGLGCSAFFPMLFSFANSIMSLNGKRTGFVFVCCGLGALVAPSLTGPIIEVFGVATFPYLLLGLALLMGLSWLRLSAMTRSK, encoded by the coding sequence ATGAAGGAATTCCCACGAACGGCGCTGTATTGCGCGATGTTTCTGGCGGCTGGTGCTGCCTCTGGGTTGCTTGGCCCAAGTCTGATTTATTTGGCGGGGTTAATTGAGGCATCGGTTGCTGAGATTTCGGTCGTATTTACGGCGCGAGCCATCGGCAATATCCTCGGTGCTTTGTTGGCTGGGCGCATGTTTGATCGTTGGCAAGGCCATCACTATCTTATCGTTATGTTGCTGTGTGTGATTATCAGCTTGGTGTTGGTGCCCTTTTCGTTCAGTTTGCCGATGTTAGTGGGGTTATTCTTTTTGCTGGGGGCGACAGAGGTTTCGGTCAATGCCGGAGGCAATATGATGATGCTGTGGCTGCATAAGGAAAAAGTCGGCTCTTACGTGACGATTTTGCATTTATGCTACAGCGCGGGCTGTATGTTGGCACCATTGATCTTGGTGTTTGCCGAGTGGACTGGGCAGGGTTACGGTGCGGGTTATTGGCTGGTGGCGTTGTACGCTCTTGTGTTGCCGTTTTTGCTCTGGCGCCAACCGAGTCCGACTTTTGAGGCAAGGCCCAATGAGGTGGTGCCAGCCACCAAACAGAAAGCCACCTTTATTGCCTTTTTGACGGTGATTTTTTTGTATGTGGGGTTTGAGATCACTATTGCAGGCTGGATCAGTACGTATGCTGTGTTGTCGGGCGAAGATCAAAATAGCGCAGCGATTTTGGTGACGTGGTTTTTTGTGAGCTTGTCGCTTGGGCGTTTGTTTTCCGTGGCGTTATTGCGTTGGATCAGCCCTCAGCAAGGGATTTTCGGACTTTTGTTGATCAGCATTACGGGCAGTTTGATGATGTTGTCTGATGCCTCGTTGATCGTGATCGCCTTGTGGTTAGGGCTGGGATGCTCGGCGTTTTTCCCTATGCTGTTTTCCTTTGCCAATAGCATTATGTCGCTGAATGGTAAGCGCACAGGGTTTGTGTTTGTGTGTTGCGGACTGGGCGCGCTGGTGGCGCCATCCCTAACCGGGCCTATTATTGAGGTGTTTGGTGTGGCGACCTTCCCGTACTTGTTACTGGGACTGGCGTTATTAATGGGGTTAAGTTGGTTACGACTGTCAGCCATGACCCGAAGTAAATAG
- the gmhB gene encoding D-glycero-beta-D-manno-heptose 1,7-bisphosphate 7-phosphatase, with amino-acid sequence MTQTKPIILLDRDGVINQDSDAYVKSVDEWQPISGSIKSIAALSKAGFQVFVVTNQSGIARGYYDDSTLHAMHDKMTALVEAEGGKIAGIHYCPHGPDDDCHCRKPKSGMIEAIEAELGLSFEDHPAIMVGDSLRDLQAGNARGCSPVLVLTGKGRETQYKAIDFPFAVYTDLAAFTIATLHKYS; translated from the coding sequence ATGACGCAAACCAAACCCATTATTTTATTAGACCGCGACGGCGTCATTAATCAAGACTCAGACGCCTATGTTAAATCCGTCGACGAATGGCAACCTATTTCGGGCAGTATAAAATCCATCGCTGCTCTGTCGAAAGCCGGCTTTCAGGTGTTCGTTGTCACCAATCAATCAGGCATTGCCCGCGGTTATTATGACGACTCCACGCTGCACGCCATGCACGACAAAATGACCGCACTGGTTGAGGCAGAAGGTGGCAAAATTGCGGGCATTCACTATTGTCCTCATGGCCCTGATGATGACTGCCACTGTCGCAAACCCAAAAGCGGCATGATCGAAGCCATTGAAGCAGAACTAGGACTATCGTTCGAAGACCACCCAGCGATCATGGTCGGAGACTCTCTACGCGACCTTCAGGCGGGAAATGCCCGTGGTTGCTCGCCAGTATTAGTGTTGACGGGAAAAGGCCGTGAGACGCAATACAAGGCAATAGACTTTCCATTCGCTGTCTATACCGACTTGGCCGCGTTCACCATTGCCACGCTGCATAAATACAGTTGA
- the ybaK gene encoding Cys-tRNA(Pro) deacylase, with product MTPAINQLKQLKIGFSLHEYEHDPHCSHFGEEAAEKLNLDPACVFKTLLVTDDKNTFVTIVPVTGTLNLKRAASALKVKKLRMADAKDAQRLTGYLVGGISPIGQKKSLVTCIDQSAQAFEKIYVSGGQRGLDIGLTPNDLSLACRGAIFAAIGETK from the coding sequence ATGACACCAGCCATCAACCAGCTGAAGCAACTCAAGATTGGGTTTAGCCTCCACGAATATGAGCATGATCCGCACTGCTCTCATTTTGGCGAGGAGGCCGCCGAGAAGCTAAATCTCGACCCCGCGTGTGTGTTCAAGACACTGCTGGTCACCGACGACAAAAACACCTTCGTTACCATAGTGCCCGTCACGGGCACGTTAAATTTAAAACGCGCCGCCAGCGCCTTGAAGGTAAAAAAATTGCGCATGGCGGACGCGAAGGATGCCCAACGGCTCACGGGCTATTTGGTTGGCGGCATCAGTCCAATAGGGCAAAAGAAAAGCCTCGTCACCTGTATTGACCAGAGTGCGCAGGCGTTTGAAAAAATCTATGTGAGCGGTGGGCAGCGAGGTCTGGATATTGGCCTAACGCCAAACGATCTGAGTCTGGCGTGTCGTGGCGCTATCTTTGCCGCCATTGGCGAAACCAAATAG